The nucleotide sequence CAGCTGGTGGCCAGCCAGCGCCACAGGGCCGCCATCAGCACCAGGCTGACGCCGAAGAAAATCACTTCGCTGCGCATGCTGAAGAAGGGGCCAATCTCGATGCCTTCCTGCAGCCAGCTCGATGAGGTCGAGCGAATGTCCGCCTTCCACACCAGCAGGATGAAATTGGTGAGAATGACGCCGATGCCGTAGGTGAGGATCAGCGAATTGATTTCGCGGTCTTTCTTGATGCGGCTGACGATCAGGTACACGCCCACGGATGTGAGGCTGACGATCACCAGTGCGATGGGAATGGCGAACATGGGACCGAGTCCCAGGCCTGACTCCACGCTGTAGGCGATATAGGCGGCCAGCAGCACCAGTTCGCCGTGCGCCAGGTTGATCACTTTCATGGTGCCAAAGACCAGCGCCAGTCCCAGTGCGATCAGGGCGTAGGAGCCGCCCTGCAGCAAGCCTGAATAGAGGGCTTGCAAGATTAATTCTGTCATGTCGTCATCCCGTCAGGCAGCCCTGGCGAGGGCCAGAACTGCCGTTCATCGGTGCGCGCCCTGGCGGGCGCGCGCGTGTGCGCAGGGGAGGCTGCTGTTACCAGGGCAGGGCAGGATAAGCCAGCTTGCCCGTCGCGTGTTCCTTCGGCCAGACGATTACCACCTTCTTGTCCTGGTGCTGCGCCATGCGGTGCACGAAGTTCTGGTTGTCACCATTGGCGGAGAATTGCACCCGGCCGATCAGGGTTTCCCGGTCCGTCTTGCGCATTTCCTCTGCCACGCCGCCTTTCTTGATCGTGCCCTTGTCGGCCGCGCGCGCAATCGCCTCGAACAGCAGCATCGATTGCACGTAGCCGAACTGGCCCAGGTAATCCGGCTCCTTCTTGTACAGCTGCTTGTAGGCATCGCTGAAGGCTTTGCCGTCGGCCGTCTTGAATTCGGTGGGGAAGGGCAGCAGGGCCGTGCCGAAGACATTCGGCATCAGGTCGGGGAAGTCGGCCGCCATTTTCGGCGTGGCCAGCGACCACACGCCCACCATGGCCTTGATCTTCGGCTTCAGTACGCGGGCGGCGCGGATGATGCCAACGTAGTCGTTTTCATAGCCGACCATGGCCACCACTTCCGATTTATCCTGCAGCTTGATCTTGTTGATGATGGGCTTGAAGTCGGTAATGGCCGGATCGAACGAGTGCGTCGTCACCTTGACGCCCCTGGCGGCCAGGGCCTTTTCCACGTCCTTCGCCAGGCCCGTGGTGGCATCCTTGGTCGAATACACGATGGAGACGGACTTGGCGCCCACGTCCTGCAGCAGCCCCAGCATGGCTTTTTCGTAGCCGGCCGTGTTATTGATGCGGAAAAAATTCTTGCGTCCGCTGGCCACCAGGCTGTCGTCCACGCCGCCCGAGGTGATGTAGACCAGGCCCAGTTTGTTCGCCGTGTCCGAGGCGGGCGAGATATTGTTCGAGCCATAGCCGCCCGTGATGGCCACCACGCCCTGGCTGGCCAGTTTTTCCACGGCGGCGATGGCCTTGGCGGGTGCCGATTCGTCGTCGACGGTGACGATCTTGACGGTGTGCTTGCCGTTGGTCTTGTTGAATACCTCGGCTGCCACCATGATCCCTTCCTGCATGCCGGCGCCGACCCTGGCCAGGTTGCCCGTCAAGGGGATTTCGGCCCCGACCAGGAATTCGTCGGCGCTGGCCTGCGCCATCCAGGCGCTGGCAACCAGCGCTGCCATGGCGATGCGTGTGTATGTGCGTTTCATCGTGTCTCCTCCGGTGATGTGACTCGGTTTGCCGGCGCCAGGATCGGCACCGGCAAAACCACCCGCCTGGGTTTTATTGTCGGGTGTATTGAAAGCAACTGCAATGGTGAATTTACTGCCTGTTTTTACTGCCTGTTTTGCGCCATCTGCCGCAGCTGCCCCTTTAAAATCTTGCCTGTGGCGGCCGCCGGCAGCGCTTCCATGACGATGATGGCTGATGGACATTTGTAAGGCGACAGGGTCTGCGCCAGGTAGTCCAGCAAGGCCTGCACCGTCACGGGGTGCTGCGGGTCCAGCTCTACATAGGCGATGACGTCCTCGTTGCCATCGTCCAGGGTGCGTCCCACCACGGCCGATTGCACCACGGAAGCGTGGGCGTTCAGCGCCGTTTCCACTTCCAGCGGATACACATTGAAGCCGGAGCGGATGATCAGTTCCTTGGTGCGGCCCACGATGAACAGCGCGCCATCTGGCTCTTGGCGCGCCATGTCGCCTGTATTGAGCCAGCCGCCGTCGCGCATGGTGGCTGCCGTCATGTCCGGTTCGCGGTAGTAGCCGGCCATGACATTCGGCCCGCGTATCCACAGTTCGCCCGCATCGCCCGGCGCCACGTCCGCGCCGGCCAGGTCCACCACGCGCACTTCCACGCCGGGGATCGGCGTGCCGACGGAACTGTCATGGCGCGGCGCATCGAGCCGCGTCTGGCTGATGGTGGGCGCGCTTTCCGTCATGCCGTAGCCGTTGTGCAGCGCGGTGCCCAGCAGCTTTTCCACGTCGCGCTTGAGCGATGGCGCCAGCGGCGAGCCGCCCGCATACGCAAAGCGCAGCCGCGTGGGCAGCGGCGTATCGGTGCCGCCCAGGGTTTGCAGCAGCTTGGCGTACATAGCGGGCACGCCCTGCACGATGGTCAATTCATCGTCTTTCAGCGCGGCCAGCAGGCCATCGACGGAAAAGCGCGGCACCAGATACAGAGCGGCGCCCGCATACAGGGTGCCAAGGGCAACCGAGGCCAGGCCGTACACGTGAGAAATCGGCAGCACGCCGTAGGCGCGGTCGCTGCGCGTCAATCCCCGCAAGGTGCTGGAGACGGCGGCAATGAACAGCAGATTGCGGTGCGTCAGCATGACGCCCTTCGATTGTCCCGTCGTGCCCGTGGTGTAGATCAGCGCGGCCACCTGTTCGTTGCCGGGTACGCAGGCTTCCGCGATAGCTGCGCTGTTCAATTCGCCCGCCAGCAGCTCGCCCATGCCGTCGACCGTGGCGCTGGCCGCGCCCAGACGTGCCGCATGCGCTGCCGCTTCCGGCGAGGCGCCGGCCAGGAACAGCACCCGCCGTGCGGAACTGTGCGCCGCGATGGTGTCGATCTCGCGCGCCGACAGGCGGGCGTTGACATTGACAACCCACGCATCGATGCTGGCGGCCGCGAAGATCAGCGCCACCTGCAGCGCGCTGTTCTCGCCCACCACCATCAGGCGGTCGCCGGCGCGCACGTCCAGCTGGCGCAGCAGTTGCGCGGCGCTCGCCACGCTGTGCTGCAGCTGCCCGTAGGTCCAGTGCCGTCCGCCTTCATGCAATGCCGGCGCGTCGGGCACGCGTGCTGCCCAGTGGGCGGGGATGGCCGAGAGGCGGGCCGGAAGACCGGCCAGCAAGGCTGGAATATCCATCGCTGCCTCCTTCACTTTTGCGCTGCCTTGATCATGTTGCGGGCGATGACGATCTGCTGGATCTGTGTCGTGCCTTCGTAGATGCGGAACAGGCGCACGTCGCGGTAGAAGCGTTCGGCCGCGTATTCGCTGATGTAGCCGGCGCCGCCGTGGATTTGCACGGAGCGGTCGGCCACGCGGCCGCACATTTCGGAGGCGAACAGCTTGCAGCACGACGCTTCCGTCGAAATGTCTTCCTTGTTGTCGCGCCGGCGCGCGGCGTCGAGCACCATGCTGCGTGCCGCGTAAATCTCGGCCTTGCTGTCGGCCAGCATGGCCTGGATCAGCTGGAATTCCGCAATGGGCTGGCCGAACTGCTGGCGCTCCATCGCATACGCCAGCGCGTCAGCCAGCATGCGTTCGGCCGCGCCCACGCAGACGGCGGCGATGTGCAGGCGGCCCTTGTCGAGCACCTTCATGGCTGTCTTGAAACCCACGCCTTCCTTGCCACCGATGATGTTCGCGGCTGGCACGCGGCAGTTTTCAAAGATCACGTCACAGGTGTGCGCGCCTTGCTGGCCCATCTTTTTATCGATTTTTCCCAGCGAGAGGCCCGGCGTGTCCCTTTCCACGATGAAGGCGGAGATGGCAGAGGCGCCCCGCTTGACGGGGTCCGTGCGCGCCATGACGGTAAAAATGCTCGCTTCGGGTGCGTTGGTGATATAGCGTTTGCTGCCATTGAGGATATAGAAGTCGCCGTCGCGCACGGCGCTCGTGCGCAGCGATGCCGCATCGGAGCCGGAACCGGCTTCCGTCAGGGCGAACGAGCCGATGATCTCGCCGGCCGCCAGTTTCGGCAAATAGTGCTGTTTCTGCGCTTCCGTGCCGTCGATGACAATGCCTTGCGAGCCGATGCCGTTGTTCGTGCCGATCAGCGAGCGGAAGGCGGGCGAAGTGCGGGCGATTTCAAACGCGACCCTGACTTCCTCTTCCATGCTCAGTTCCAGGCCGCCGTAGGCTTCCGGGATGGACAGGCCGAACAGGCCCAGTTCGCGCATCTGTGCCACGATGGCGGGCGGTATCGTATCCGTGTCGGCCACCAGCGCCTCGTTCGGCACCAGCACTTCGCGCACGAAACGGGCGATGCTATCGAGCAGGATGTTCAGGGTTTCTTCGTCGCGTATCATCGGGGTCCTCGGAGGCGATGTTGAGAGGGGGCGCGCAGTCTAACCGCGGCCCAGGTTTTTTTCCACTGTCTTGACCAGGGCGACCAGGCGTGGTCCCAGGTCCGATTCGAGTTTTTCACGCGATAGCAGGAAGGCGGGGCCACCGCAATTGAAGGCCATCACCTGTTCGCCGTCAAAGCCCTGCATGGGCACGCCCACTGCATGCACGTCGTTCTGCCACTCGCCGGCCGAGATGCAAAAGCCCCGGTCCTGGTAATCCTTGAAGCCTTGCTCGATGCCGGCCTTGATGCGCGGCCAGCGTTCCGTCTCGTGCACGCGCGCATGGTCCATCAGGTAGTCGCGTTCTGCCTGCGGCAGGATGCACAGCAGGGCCTTGCCCATGGCCGTCGTCATCAAGGGAATGCGCGAGCCGACGTCGAGGCGCAGGGTGACATTGGCGCTGCTGCGGCAGGTTTCCACGTAGACCATGCTGAGACGGTCGCGCGTGCCCAGAGAAACGGAGGCCTGTGCATGTTCGGCCAGTTCTTCCATCAGCGGGCGCGCCATCTTGCGCACGTCGAGGTTCGACAGCATGCGGTAGCCGAGGGCCAGTACGCCGGCGCCCAGCTGGTACTTGCCCAGACTATCCGAGTAATTCAGGTAGCCCAGTTTGGTGAGTGTGTAGGTGAGGCGCGAAATCGTGGGTTTCGGGATGGCCGTGCGCTTGGCCATGTCCGCGTTCGACAGGAATACTTCGCCGGGTCGGAAGCAGCGCAGCACTTCCAGGCCCCGCGCCAGCGCGTTGACGAACTGGCGGTCCTTGCCTTCCTCGTCATCGCTGAAAACGATGAGTTCCGGATCGGCTGCGGCCTGAGTATTTGTCATATTTGCTTTCATTTTCTGACTCCCTGCAAATCAGTTTGCCTAGCCGAATCTCGCATGTCAATCGTTTTGTGAAACATTCGTTCGCACAGCGAAATGCTGCGCTGCATGAAAAAGGCGTGAAATTTGACCTGCGCAAGTGTTTCCAGTCCTGTCGCTTGAGCATCGCTATATACGTCTGTATATTGCGCTATTGGGTGACGGCCGCTGCATGTGTGGCCGATTTTTTTGTATATCGCTATATAAAACGGTATATAACGCATATGACGAGAGTGGAAAGAACAAGACGATGTTGAAACAGGTAATGGCAGGCGCCGTGATGCTGGCGCTGGCGCAGATGGCACTGACGGCGCAGGCGCAGCAAACGGCAGG is from Janthinobacterium sp. 61 and encodes:
- a CDS encoding IclR family transcriptional regulator, which encodes MTNTQAAADPELIVFSDDEEGKDRQFVNALARGLEVLRCFRPGEVFLSNADMAKRTAIPKPTISRLTYTLTKLGYLNYSDSLGKYQLGAGVLALGYRMLSNLDVRKMARPLMEELAEHAQASVSLGTRDRLSMVYVETCRSSANVTLRLDVGSRIPLMTTAMGKALLCILPQAERDYLMDHARVHETERWPRIKAGIEQGFKDYQDRGFCISAGEWQNDVHAVGVPMQGFDGEQVMAFNCGGPAFLLSREKLESDLGPRLVALVKTVEKNLGRG
- a CDS encoding ABC transporter substrate-binding protein, whose protein sequence is MKRTYTRIAMAALVASAWMAQASADEFLVGAEIPLTGNLARVGAGMQEGIMVAAEVFNKTNGKHTVKIVTVDDESAPAKAIAAVEKLASQGVVAITGGYGSNNISPASDTANKLGLVYITSGGVDDSLVASGRKNFFRINNTAGYEKAMLGLLQDVGAKSVSIVYSTKDATTGLAKDVEKALAARGVKVTTHSFDPAITDFKPIINKIKLQDKSEVVAMVGYENDYVGIIRAARVLKPKIKAMVGVWSLATPKMAADFPDLMPNVFGTALLPFPTEFKTADGKAFSDAYKQLYKKEPDYLGQFGYVQSMLLFEAIARAADKGTIKKGGVAEEMRKTDRETLIGRVQFSANGDNQNFVHRMAQHQDKKVVIVWPKEHATGKLAYPALPW
- a CDS encoding branched-chain amino acid ABC transporter permease — protein: MTELILQALYSGLLQGGSYALIALGLALVFGTMKVINLAHGELVLLAAYIAYSVESGLGLGPMFAIPIALVIVSLTSVGVYLIVSRIKKDREINSLILTYGIGVILTNFILLVWKADIRSTSSSWLQEGIEIGPFFSMRSEVIFFGVSLVLMAALWRWLATSWYGRAVRAVSSNRDAAKLMGIDPGRTELVSFLVAGILAAFAGVALFSYGVIQPAYGGALTVKAFIITVLAGIGSIPGVLLAAVLLGVAEALTVTLASSALQELSGMVLFLLVLFIMPNGLFGAQRRRG
- a CDS encoding acyl-CoA dehydrogenase family protein, with protein sequence MIRDEETLNILLDSIARFVREVLVPNEALVADTDTIPPAIVAQMRELGLFGLSIPEAYGGLELSMEEEVRVAFEIARTSPAFRSLIGTNNGIGSQGIVIDGTEAQKQHYLPKLAAGEIIGSFALTEAGSGSDAASLRTSAVRDGDFYILNGSKRYITNAPEASIFTVMARTDPVKRGASAISAFIVERDTPGLSLGKIDKKMGQQGAHTCDVIFENCRVPAANIIGGKEGVGFKTAMKVLDKGRLHIAAVCVGAAERMLADALAYAMERQQFGQPIAEFQLIQAMLADSKAEIYAARSMVLDAARRRDNKEDISTEASCCKLFASEMCGRVADRSVQIHGGAGYISEYAAERFYRDVRLFRIYEGTTQIQQIVIARNMIKAAQK
- a CDS encoding class I adenylate-forming enzyme family protein translates to MDIPALLAGLPARLSAIPAHWAARVPDAPALHEGGRHWTYGQLQHSVASAAQLLRQLDVRAGDRLMVVGENSALQVALIFAAASIDAWVVNVNARLSAREIDTIAAHSSARRVLFLAGASPEAAAHAARLGAASATVDGMGELLAGELNSAAIAEACVPGNEQVAALIYTTGTTGQSKGVMLTHRNLLFIAAVSSTLRGLTRSDRAYGVLPISHVYGLASVALGTLYAGAALYLVPRFSVDGLLAALKDDELTIVQGVPAMYAKLLQTLGGTDTPLPTRLRFAYAGGSPLAPSLKRDVEKLLGTALHNGYGMTESAPTISQTRLDAPRHDSSVGTPIPGVEVRVVDLAGADVAPGDAGELWIRGPNVMAGYYREPDMTAATMRDGGWLNTGDMARQEPDGALFIVGRTKELIIRSGFNVYPLEVETALNAHASVVQSAVVGRTLDDGNEDVIAYVELDPQHPVTVQALLDYLAQTLSPYKCPSAIIVMEALPAAATGKILKGQLRQMAQNRQ